One stretch of Nitratiruptor tergarcus DSM 16512 DNA includes these proteins:
- a CDS encoding type II toxin-antitoxin system VapC family toxin: MITNIFLDTNIIIDFLDESRSSHHLAVRLIAALIEQECEIFITEDMLSTIYYLVKDKQKVLHFFKDIIDDWNIIYFDKDVMKNAIEFALRENVDFEDALQCFAAKKHKCIFITHDKKFVDCGIEIFDCKGFLEHYNFEKDI, encoded by the coding sequence GTGATAACTAATATCTTTTTAGATACCAATATCATTATAGATTTTTTGGATGAGTCAAGGTCTTCTCACCATTTGGCGGTAAGATTAATAGCTGCGTTGATAGAACAAGAGTGTGAAATTTTTATCACTGAAGATATGTTAAGTACAATCTATTATCTTGTAAAAGATAAACAAAAAGTTTTACATTTTTTTAAAGATATTATAGATGATTGGAATATTATATATTTTGACAAAGATGTAATGAAAAATGCCATCGAATTTGCATTGAGGGAAAATGTAGATTTTGAGGATGCTTTGCAGTGTTTTGCAGCTAAAAAACACAAATGCATTTTCATTACCCATGATAAGAAATTTGTTGATTGTGGTATAGAAATCTTTGATTGTAAGGGATTTTTAGAGCATTATAATTTTGAAAAAGATATTTGA
- a CDS encoding glycosyltransferase, whose amino-acid sequence MKKILFMVTKSENGGAQKWTKEQINICSEDFQCFLATDENGWLVKSVNVQDKLLDKLIHKRFSIWYLMKLNHFIKKNRINLIVASSANAGIYSRLVKLLNPQIKVIYVSHGWSSIYNGGKLAFLYIFIEKQLSKISDSILCISKKDFQNAKQLIGINEKKLKWITNKIFPVKNNLIKTNHNKNKKIKILTVARLEHPKRVDLLIEATKNLRNIELHIIGDGSQRNYLKSIKHKNVVFHWEIDGFNDFSSYDIFALISDSEGLPLSALEAMSAGLPIILSDVGGCSELIENNGVLVINDVECIQKAIEKCILNMNQYKEGSKILFNKKFNLNTFKYEFLNYYKAIINYNINYNKIKQSFYIT is encoded by the coding sequence ATGAAAAAAATTCTTTTTATGGTGACAAAGTCTGAGAATGGTGGTGCCCAAAAATGGACTAAAGAACAGATAAATATATGTTCTGAAGATTTTCAATGTTTTTTAGCTACAGATGAAAATGGATGGCTCGTAAAAAGTGTAAATGTTCAAGATAAGTTATTAGATAAGTTAATACATAAACGTTTTTCTATATGGTATTTAATGAAATTAAATCACTTTATTAAAAAAAATAGAATTAATTTAATAGTTGCAAGCTCCGCAAATGCTGGAATATATTCAAGACTAGTCAAATTATTAAATCCACAAATAAAAGTAATATATGTAAGTCATGGTTGGTCTTCTATATATAATGGTGGGAAATTAGCATTTTTATATATCTTTATAGAAAAACAACTTTCAAAAATAAGTGACTCAATTCTTTGTATTTCGAAAAAAGATTTTCAAAATGCAAAACAATTAATAGGAATAAATGAAAAAAAATTGAAATGGATTACTAATAAAATATTTCCGGTAAAAAATAATTTAATAAAAACAAATCATAATAAAAATAAAAAAATAAAAATATTAACTGTTGCAAGATTAGAACATCCCAAAAGGGTTGATTTATTAATTGAAGCTACAAAAAATTTACGTAATATAGAATTACATATCATAGGTGATGGTTCTCAGAGAAACTACTTAAAATCAATAAAGCATAAAAATGTTGTTTTTCATTGGGAAATAGATGGCTTTAATGATTTTTCATCTTATGATATTTTTGCTTTGATTTCTGACAGTGAAGGCCTACCTTTGTCTGCTTTAGAGGCTATGAGTGCAGGATTGCCTATTATTTTAAGTGATGTAGGCGGATGCAGCGAGCTAATTGAAAATAACGGAGTTTTAGTCATAAATGATGTTGAATGTATACAAAAGGCGATTGAAAAATGTATATTGAATATGAATCAATATAAAGAAGGTTCAAAAATATTATTTAATAAAAAATTTAATTTAAACACATTTAAATATGAATTTTTGAATTATTATAAAGCTATAATTAATTACAATATCAATTATAATAAAATAAAACAATCTTTTTATATAACCTAA
- a CDS encoding CgeB family protein, whose product MLHQLKNKIKSNEITKFIYEKLQCSIVLSQYKIIQKFYQYKKPKLILNENISKVTKRPNIFYLGTDELQDKSGFLQALKVYSDLTYFTKKDGSYGSYSFGVLNRKKNIQANRKRLFELLLNMETAPDILLMQTWEWRIGLETLKEVRKRYPSMKIVNIAMDDRHSYWLYGNRKRGSAGLIPALDCVFTTSSEAVKWYRTEGCQAYFYPLASDEEIFKPLNVEKIYDVGFVGAKYGIRESIVQRLIDKGIKVKVYGNGWPSGRLPIEDTNLFYNQCKIVLGVSTILGCSNFTSMKLRDFDVPMSGSVYVTNYNEDTARIFIEDKEIVYYKNIDECVEKVENLLHNEKKLEEIRCAAFEKARKNTYKIRVKDLLNKLGYLV is encoded by the coding sequence ATGTTACATCAACTTAAAAATAAAATAAAATCAAATGAAATCACAAAGTTTATATATGAAAAATTGCAATGTAGTATTGTATTAAGTCAATATAAAATAATTCAGAAATTTTATCAATATAAGAAACCAAAACTAATTTTAAATGAGAATATATCAAAAGTAACAAAAAGACCTAATATTTTTTATCTTGGTACGGATGAGCTTCAAGATAAAAGTGGTTTTTTACAGGCTCTTAAAGTGTATAGTGATCTCACATATTTTACGAAAAAAGATGGAAGTTATGGTTCATATTCTTTTGGCGTATTGAACAGAAAAAAAAATATACAAGCAAATCGAAAGCGCTTATTTGAGCTACTTTTGAATATGGAAACAGCTCCTGATATCTTGCTCATGCAGACATGGGAGTGGCGCATTGGTCTTGAAACATTGAAGGAAGTTCGTAAAAGATATCCATCTATGAAGATTGTCAATATCGCGATGGACGATAGGCATTCGTATTGGCTTTATGGGAATAGAAAACGAGGTAGTGCAGGATTGATACCTGCTCTTGACTGTGTATTTACGACATCTTCAGAGGCCGTTAAGTGGTATAGAACAGAGGGGTGTCAAGCATATTTTTATCCTCTCGCTAGTGATGAAGAAATTTTTAAGCCATTAAATGTCGAAAAGATTTACGATGTAGGATTTGTGGGAGCAAAATATGGTATACGTGAGAGTATTGTACAGCGACTAATAGATAAAGGTATAAAAGTAAAAGTATATGGAAATGGATGGCCTAGTGGAAGATTACCTATAGAAGATACAAATTTATTTTACAATCAATGTAAAATAGTACTAGGGGTAAGTACAATTTTAGGGTGTAGTAATTTTACTTCGATGAAATTACGTGATTTCGATGTGCCGATGTCCGGTAGCGTATATGTTACTAATTATAATGAAGATACTGCAAGAATTTTTATTGAAGATAAAGAAATCGTATATTATAAAAATATAGATGAATGTGTGGAAAAGGTAGAAAATTTATTACATAATGAAAAAAAACTAGAAGAAATTAGATGTGCAGCATTTGAAAAAGCAAGGAAAAATACATATAAAATCAGAGTAAAAGATTTATTAAATAAACTAGGATATTTAGTATGA
- a CDS encoding O-antigen ligase family protein: MQKFIKLFFYFVLFTQGWIILSGLFNLPFWWVIIASYIGFLAYLYPLQVLYFLLIVMPIFGSRPPDTQAHFLYFLAATIIIGLYSNLYKNERLCKRFWTKIIEPNAITLFVALFAVVSLLSLIGLPILGAIKHSITEDPLYIIKQLLPVGETTLFYSISSQIFLFQAMLIGLYIYGITKPSNQLQIFKNILLSLVAGWFLVIVFGYLDFFGIFELSHFRPDDTATRFVSFFPNSTWTAQYLSLMMPLLAVILLYVRKTWYAIVTLVLLLIIGEVGLILAMERGAWITYPPILFIIWVMVYYIFAKTKDPFIELKTFLRKYWLKVFITIPLTVSLSVLIVYGIKHINQQNFAKSIIQATSKAKRITQANDRLKHWPPAFKLYSENPLFGGGGDSFGWQYKVYYYQKDAKWHDDKTNTLSLGQFGTAHNIYLETLVGKGIFGLIFLIALFFSLFYKLIKKELTQPQLEVSIIGLIIFASLLAAFIYGNVQVITYTQPVAIIFWLMVFMAAGLTHSYSFTPAIRIRFAQILRYTILLMLLLLPFHIANISFIKDFVIAKFTQVFPALQQHSSLIISTAIWLSALGVLISFLMHRHVIRQSLSQGFLVDELTDKPQLFHEAPTPRAGGIGIYLTNLLAIFNPIGWKFLLASFPAFFAGLMDDFSSIPPKVRLVFQVISASLAVFLLNAVIDSIGFGIQIPYWLGAVLSIIAITGVINAINIIDGFNGLAGGFSLLAFLSLGYVAFKVDDMALLELIIINIAALIGFLALNFPRGKIFLGDGGAFFLGFALATIALLIYHMHPKEVSQWYPLGLLIYPVFEVLFSIYRKKYLRETSPFLPDRLHFHMLVNKRITRNNPHTSLYILKRVAIFTLFATMFYWYDLAQILIILIFCLLYIRLYKKIVLFYYN; the protein is encoded by the coding sequence ATGCAAAAATTTATCAAACTTTTTTTCTATTTCGTTCTTTTTACGCAAGGCTGGATTATTCTCAGTGGTCTTTTCAACCTCCCCTTTTGGTGGGTTATAATAGCTTCTTATATAGGATTTTTGGCATATCTCTATCCTTTGCAAGTTCTTTACTTTTTACTCATCGTTATGCCTATATTTGGCTCGAGGCCTCCCGATACGCAGGCGCATTTTCTCTATTTTTTGGCAGCCACTATCATCATAGGGCTCTACAGCAACCTCTATAAAAACGAAAGACTTTGCAAAAGATTTTGGACTAAAATTATAGAGCCAAATGCGATTACCCTTTTTGTAGCTCTTTTTGCAGTCGTATCGCTTCTTAGCCTCATAGGACTTCCAATCCTTGGAGCCATCAAGCATAGTATCACAGAAGACCCCCTCTATATCATCAAACAGCTCTTGCCAGTGGGAGAAACGACACTCTTTTACTCCATCTCTTCACAGATTTTCTTATTCCAAGCAATGCTCATAGGTCTCTATATTTATGGCATCACCAAACCTTCTAACCAGCTTCAGATCTTTAAAAATATTCTACTTTCACTCGTAGCCGGATGGTTTTTGGTCATCGTTTTTGGATATCTGGACTTTTTTGGAATTTTTGAACTCTCTCATTTCAGACCCGATGACACCGCTACAAGATTTGTCTCATTTTTTCCAAATTCCACATGGACAGCTCAGTATCTCTCTCTTATGATGCCTCTACTTGCAGTCATATTGCTCTATGTTCGCAAAACCTGGTATGCGATCGTGACACTTGTCCTTTTGCTTATCATTGGGGAAGTTGGGCTCATATTGGCAATGGAGAGAGGTGCATGGATCACCTATCCCCCTATTCTTTTTATCATCTGGGTGATGGTCTACTACATCTTTGCAAAAACGAAAGATCCATTTATAGAGCTCAAAACATTTTTGCGCAAATATTGGCTCAAAGTCTTTATCACCATTCCTCTCACAGTCTCTCTCTCCGTCCTCATCGTCTATGGGATCAAGCATATCAATCAGCAAAACTTTGCTAAAAGTATTATTCAAGCCACAAGTAAAGCCAAGCGTATCACACAAGCCAATGACAGGCTCAAGCACTGGCCTCCAGCGTTCAAGCTCTATAGTGAAAATCCTCTCTTTGGGGGGGGAGGAGATAGCTTTGGCTGGCAATACAAAGTCTACTACTATCAAAAAGATGCCAAATGGCACGATGACAAAACAAATACTCTATCACTTGGACAATTTGGCACCGCGCATAATATTTATCTTGAGACATTGGTAGGCAAAGGAATATTTGGACTCATTTTCCTCATAGCCCTGTTCTTTTCACTCTTTTACAAACTGATTAAAAAAGAGCTTACCCAGCCGCAACTTGAAGTCTCCATCATAGGACTTATCATCTTTGCTTCACTCCTTGCTGCCTTTATCTACGGCAATGTTCAGGTCATTACATATACCCAGCCAGTAGCCATCATCTTTTGGCTTATGGTCTTCATGGCAGCTGGACTCACGCATAGCTACAGCTTCACTCCAGCTATCCGGATAAGATTTGCACAAATCTTACGCTATACTATTCTCTTGATGCTCTTGCTACTCCCTTTTCATATTGCCAATATCTCTTTTATCAAAGATTTTGTCATAGCAAAATTTACACAAGTTTTCCCTGCTCTTCAACAGCACTCATCTCTTATCATTTCCACAGCTATTTGGCTCAGTGCTCTGGGAGTGCTCATCTCTTTTCTCATGCATAGACATGTCATCAGACAAAGCCTGAGCCAAGGATTTCTTGTGGATGAGCTTACCGACAAGCCTCAGCTTTTTCACGAAGCCCCAACTCCAAGAGCCGGTGGTATTGGTATATATCTGACTAATCTCCTTGCCATATTCAACCCCATAGGCTGGAAATTTTTGCTGGCAAGCTTTCCAGCATTTTTTGCCGGACTTATGGATGATTTTAGCTCCATCCCTCCGAAAGTGAGACTTGTCTTTCAGGTCATTTCAGCGAGTTTAGCGGTATTTTTGCTAAATGCTGTGATAGATAGCATTGGTTTTGGTATCCAGATCCCATATTGGCTTGGAGCAGTGCTTAGCATCATAGCTATCACCGGTGTGATCAACGCTATCAATATCATCGATGGATTTAATGGTTTGGCTGGAGGCTTTTCTCTTCTTGCATTTTTGTCATTAGGATATGTTGCTTTCAAAGTAGATGATATGGCACTACTGGAGCTCATCATCATCAATATCGCTGCTCTCATAGGATTTCTCGCCCTCAACTTCCCAAGAGGCAAGATCTTCTTAGGAGATGGTGGGGCATTTTTCTTGGGATTTGCTTTAGCTACAATTGCATTATTGATTTATCATATGCACCCAAAAGAAGTATCTCAATGGTATCCTCTAGGTTTGCTTATATATCCGGTATTTGAAGTTTTATTTAGTATATACCGCAAGAAATATTTGAGAGAAACATCTCCTTTTTTGCCAGATAGGTTACATTTTCATATGTTAGTAAATAAAAGGATTACTCGAAATAATCCACATACATCGCTCTACATTCTCAAAAGAGTTGCAATTTTTACACTCTTTGCGACAATGTTTTATTGGTATGATTTGGCACAGATTTTAATTATTTTGATTTTTTGTTTGCTATATATTAGGTTATATAAAAAGATTGTTTTATTTTATTATAATTGA
- a CDS encoding integrase core domain-containing protein, with the protein MIGEWINFYNQKRKHSALQYKTPAEVFRLVA; encoded by the coding sequence ATTATTGGAGAATGGATCAATTTTTACAATCAAAAACGAAAGCATTCAGCGCTGCAGTACAAAACGCCTGCAGAAGTGTTTCGTTTAGTAGCTTAG
- a CDS encoding glycosyltransferase: MNKKISILLAVKNGEKFISDTINSILMQTYKNFELIVVVNCSSDNTLQIVKSFKDNRIKVLESNICQLNYNLNLALSHAEGDYIARIDADDIAEPRRLEIQMDIIKTGKYDVVGSNILYINEHNEVIREKIYPEKNEEIRKKIIYKSVIAHPTVLCKKDDLLKVGGYLGGRYAQDVDLWIRLMRDKNIKFYNIQQPLVRYRIHSNQSKGNNSAFADVAGYMFREAIYSKSIKYFIGSWIYFTKAFFR; the protein is encoded by the coding sequence ATGAATAAAAAGATATCTATTTTATTAGCTGTAAAAAATGGAGAGAAGTTTATTTCTGATACTATTAATAGTATTTTAATGCAAACATATAAAAATTTTGAACTTATTGTCGTTGTAAATTGCTCTTCTGATAATACTTTACAAATTGTTAAATCTTTTAAAGATAATAGGATAAAAGTTTTAGAAAGCAATATCTGCCAGTTAAATTATAACCTAAATCTTGCTCTTTCTCATGCTGAAGGGGATTATATTGCAAGAATTGACGCCGATGATATTGCTGAACCAAGAAGACTTGAGATTCAGATGGATATCATAAAAACGGGAAAATATGATGTTGTAGGTTCAAATATTTTATATATAAATGAACATAATGAAGTTATAAGGGAAAAGATATATCCTGAAAAAAATGAAGAAATTAGAAAAAAAATCATTTACAAATCAGTTATTGCTCATCCAACAGTTTTATGTAAAAAAGATGATTTATTAAAAGTGGGTGGATATTTAGGAGGAAGATATGCTCAAGACGTTGATTTGTGGATTAGGTTGATGCGTGATAAGAATATAAAATTTTATAATATTCAACAACCATTAGTAAGATATCGTATTCACAGTAATCAGTCAAAAGGCAATAATAGCGCTTTTGCAGATGTTGCAGGCTATATGTTTAGAGAAGCTATTTATTCTAAATCAATAAAATATTTTATAGGATCTTGGATTTATTTTACAAAGGCTTTTTTTAGATGA
- a CDS encoding GIY-YIG nuclease family protein, which translates to MKQSYVYIMTSMNHRAIYIGVTSNLVKRVYEHKNGLCDGFTKRYHCTKLVYFEVFDNIDEAINREKYLKGKKRDFKIALIEKQNPKWRDLYDDIL; encoded by the coding sequence ATAAAACAAAGCTATGTCTATATTATGACGAGCATGAATCATCGTGCCATCTATATCGGAGTAACTAGCAACTTGGTAAAAAGAGTTTACGAACACAAAAACGGCTTGTGTGACGGATTTACTAAAAGATATCATTGCACAAAACTTGTCTATTTTGAAGTTTTTGACAATATCGATGAAGCCATCAATCGAGAAAAATATCTCAAAGGCAAGAAAAGAGATTTCAAAATTGCATTGATAGAGAAGCAGAATCCCAAGTGGCGTGATTTGTATGATGACATATTGTAG
- a CDS encoding nucleotidyltransferase domain-containing protein produces MRLSEKEIKVLKEKLYSISPNAKIYLFGSRTDDSKRGGDIDLLIVGENITRKDLRALRVEFYKHFGEQKIDIVLDNKRNKNAFIELIRKQAVEL; encoded by the coding sequence ATGCGGCTTAGCGAAAAAGAGATAAAGGTTTTAAAAGAGAAGCTTTACTCTATCTCTCCTAATGCGAAGATTTACCTCTTTGGAAGTAGGACAGATGATAGCAAAAGAGGAGGGGATATAGATCTTTTGATAGTAGGAGAGAATATCACAAGAAAAGATTTAAGAGCTTTGCGGGTGGAGTTTTATAAACATTTTGGAGAGCAAAAAATCGATATTGTTCTTGATAATAAAAGAAATAAAAATGCTTTTATCGAACTGATACGTAAGCAAGCAGTCGAGTTATGA
- the hepT gene encoding type VII toxin-antitoxin system HepT family RNase toxin, which translates to MSLYDYLEQIKKRAIQEKRILDILASKEKLDEIELRAAKNSLQVMIEMLIGKSKKILKFYNCPVVPTRSKDAVYILHEVGALEDEEYREFNAAIGFRNVLIHDYLEFDEDILYKLLQSRQYEKLYDFLQKDIDFSDVVIKRIERFAL; encoded by the coding sequence ATGAGCTTGTACGACTACTTGGAACAGATAAAGAAGCGAGCGATCCAAGAGAAGAGGATTCTTGATATTCTTGCGAGCAAAGAGAAACTCGATGAGATCGAGCTGCGTGCGGCCAAAAATAGTCTGCAAGTGATGATCGAGATGCTTATAGGAAAATCGAAAAAGATTCTAAAATTTTACAATTGTCCGGTTGTGCCCACGAGGAGTAAAGATGCTGTGTATATTCTCCATGAAGTAGGAGCCCTAGAGGATGAAGAGTATAGAGAATTCAATGCTGCAATCGGTTTTCGCAATGTCTTGATTCATGACTATTTGGAATTTGATGAGGATATATTGTATAAATTGTTGCAAAGTAGACAATATGAGAAGCTATACGATTTTTTGCAAAAAGATATAGATTTTTCCGATGTAGTCATAAAAAGAATAGAGAGATTTGCTTTGTGA
- a CDS encoding nucleotidyltransferase domain-containing protein encodes MIPLPVKNIDIAALKEIFARFSHIDLAVLFGSRVGNDAHPFSDYDFAIVYRGDVSDFARLWVEIAHAMDIDVEDIDLVDFLRAGESIKREIAYRHILIKGSENELVRLLGTDKEASDPREEDS; translated from the coding sequence ATGATACCACTACCTGTAAAAAATATCGATATAGCAGCATTAAAAGAGATATTTGCAAGATTTTCTCACATAGATTTGGCAGTTTTGTTTGGATCACGAGTAGGTAATGATGCACATCCCTTCAGCGACTATGATTTTGCAATAGTCTATAGAGGGGATGTAAGCGATTTTGCGAGGTTGTGGGTGGAGATAGCCCATGCAATGGATATAGATGTTGAAGATATCGATCTGGTGGATTTTTTGCGAGCTGGAGAGAGTATCAAAAGAGAGATAGCATATCGGCATATATTGATAAAAGGCAGTGAAAATGAGCTTGTACGACTACTTGGAACAGATAAAGAAGCGAGCGATCCAAGAGAAGAGGATTCTTGA
- a CDS encoding AbrB/MazE/SpoVT family DNA-binding domain-containing protein: MTVKINKWGNSYGIRLSKQILKSLNLQENSEIDIEIRDGKIILTPKKSLQSLLSQITPQNVHHEIDFGDI; the protein is encoded by the coding sequence ATGACAGTCAAAATCAATAAATGGGGCAATAGCTATGGCATTAGACTTTCCAAACAGATATTGAAGAGTCTTAATCTTCAAGAAAATAGCGAAATCGATATCGAAATTAGAGATGGGAAAATAATCCTCACTCCCAAGAAATCTTTACAATCGCTCTTATCACAAATAACTCCACAAAATGTTCATCATGAAATAGATTTTGGTGATATATAA
- a CDS encoding ATP-binding protein, with the protein MKELFKRLIVDFQEKEIEIIPRAYTLPIETSKIVSLIGVRRSGKTYLLYEMINKLKKKGLKQNILYINFEDDCLIGMNYKDFDKLIEAYFELYPQKRDEKIYLFFDEIQEIAYWEKFVRRIHDTLNANIVITGSSSKLLSKEIATSLRGRTISYEVFPLSFQEYLRFRQIDINLHSSKSLSHIKNALQIYVVKGGFPEIVLEEDEDIQSRILRDYVDLIVYRDIIERYKVKNLALLKLLIKYLFSNPATLVSFTKLYNDFKSMGYRLSKDTLFEYFAYLNDAYTCFITSIFKSSVKEEQRNPKKVFIVDNGFNYIYDTTFSPDYSKLYENVVFLHLRRRFSQIYYYKSKREVDFYIPSRKMLVNVIYDVKDKKTLEREVQSLIEGMRYVGSESGCLITKDEDRVIESQGFKIFLKPLWRWLLEGEEK; encoded by the coding sequence ATGAAAGAACTCTTCAAAAGACTCATTGTTGATTTTCAAGAAAAAGAGATTGAAATCATACCTAGAGCATATACACTTCCAATAGAAACTTCGAAAATTGTCTCTTTAATAGGCGTGCGAAGGTCGGGTAAAACCTATTTACTTTACGAAATGATAAACAAACTCAAAAAGAAAGGATTGAAACAAAATATCCTTTATATAAATTTTGAAGATGATTGTTTGATAGGAATGAATTATAAAGATTTTGACAAACTTATAGAAGCCTATTTTGAGCTCTATCCACAAAAGCGAGACGAGAAGATTTACCTCTTTTTCGATGAGATTCAAGAAATTGCCTATTGGGAGAAATTTGTTAGGCGTATTCATGATACTTTGAATGCAAATATTGTTATAACTGGTTCATCCTCAAAACTTTTGTCAAAAGAGATTGCCACATCACTTAGGGGAAGGACGATAAGTTATGAAGTTTTTCCACTTAGTTTTCAAGAATACCTTCGCTTCAGGCAGATCGATATCAATCTCCACTCCTCTAAAAGTCTCTCTCATATAAAAAATGCATTGCAAATTTATGTTGTTAAAGGAGGATTTCCTGAAATTGTATTGGAAGAGGATGAAGATATCCAATCGAGAATTTTGCGTGATTATGTGGATTTGATAGTGTATAGGGATATCATAGAGCGCTACAAAGTCAAAAATCTCGCACTTTTGAAGCTTCTCATAAAATATCTTTTTTCCAACCCAGCGACACTTGTGAGTTTTACCAAACTCTATAACGACTTCAAATCAATGGGATATAGACTCTCCAAAGACACGCTTTTTGAATATTTTGCTTATTTAAACGATGCGTATACCTGTTTTATTACATCTATTTTCAAAAGTTCTGTCAAAGAAGAGCAGAGGAATCCCAAAAAGGTGTTTATCGTAGATAATGGATTCAACTATATTTACGATACTACCTTTTCGCCAGATTATTCTAAATTGTATGAGAATGTAGTTTTTTTGCATTTACGAAGAAGATTTTCACAAATTTACTACTATAAAAGCAAAAGAGAGGTGGATTTTTATATCCCTAGTCGCAAAATGCTTGTTAATGTCATTTATGATGTGAAAGATAAGAAAACTTTGGAAAGGGAAGTGCAATCGTTGATTGAAGGAATGCGATATGTAGGTAGTGAAAGTGGATGTCTGATCACAAAAGATGAAGATAGAGTCATCGAATCACAAGGTTTCAAGATATTTCTCAAACCTTTGTGGAGATGGCTCTTGGAGGGTGAAGAGAAGTGA
- a CDS encoding PIN domain-containing protein encodes MVYLLDANVIIRFLVGDNDVLLRKSIEYFEQIEKGKIKVEILSEVLMEVFFVLTKFYKLPKNDVIADLKIILSLEGVVNKDKVILFENLNIIENKNIDFVDALICAKCKLQNYDKLSFDKDLSEC; translated from the coding sequence ATGGTCTATCTTCTTGATGCAAATGTTATTATTAGATTTTTAGTAGGAGATAATGATGTATTACTAAGAAAAAGTATTGAATATTTTGAGCAGATTGAGAAAGGTAAAATAAAAGTTGAAATTTTGAGTGAAGTCTTAATGGAAGTCTTTTTTGTCCTTACAAAATTTTATAAACTACCTAAAAATGATGTAATAGCAGACCTTAAAATCATCCTTTCTTTGGAAGGGGTTGTGAATAAAGATAAAGTAATACTATTTGAAAATTTAAATATTATAGAAAATAAAAATATTGATTTTGTAGATGCTTTGATATGTGCTAAATGTAAACTCCAAAATTATGATAAGTTGAGCTTTGACAAAGATCTGAGTGAATGTTAA